Proteins encoded within one genomic window of Equus przewalskii isolate Varuska chromosome 3, EquPr2, whole genome shotgun sequence:
- the C3H4orf17 gene encoding uncharacterized protein C4orf17 homolog isoform X1, which produces MSAPQFESKGSHIMARNGSYFLVRHTPHPRRVCHIKGLNNIPICTVNDDEKLLWGVGQFGHLEKDEMPFAKCSYPPSTAALESPVREVSPAPNSVKVPPRPRSEPCKKIKECFKTSSENPLAIKKEEIKEKDPPSPPQAWSTSGSCSSEAIHTKTDVKENTIRIPSYLDQEIKILAKLCNILHTDSLAEVLQWLLHASSKEKEWISALIHAELTEINLLAHQRRNTSAEPAAETGKPPKVKSPLNSTAKSKVLTGSREGPHLARVSSQGSEGNKEVPKEAEHKSPLFIRRNEMKIPITEYFSKPKSPPRPKTQESVATKAGSARAYNKETFSLPRERFIL; this is translated from the exons ATGTCTGCTCCCCAGTTTGAGAGCAAAGGCAGCCATATTATGGCTAGAAATGGAAGTTATTTTCTAGTCAGGCACACCCCTCATCCGAGAAGGGTCTGCCACATCAAAG GTTTGAATAACATTCCAATCTGTACTGTGAATGATGATGAGAAGTTATTGTGGGGTGTTGGCCAGTTCGGCCACTTAGAGAAGGACGAGATGCCATTTGCCAAATGCAGTTACCCACCTAGCACTGCAGCCCTGGAGAGCCCCGTCAGAGAagtctccccagcccccaacagTGTCAAAGTGCCCCCACGGCCTCGTTCTG AGCCCTGTAAAAAAATCAAGGAGTGCTTCAAAACTTCCAGCGAGAATCCCTTAGCGATTAAAAAG gaagaaattaaggaaaaggaTCCACCATCACCTCCACAGGCATGGTCCACTTCCGGCTCCTGTTCTTCGGAGGCGATACATACcaagactgacgtcaaagagaACACTATTCGCATACCAAGCTATCTGGATCAGGAAATCAAA ATTCTGGCAAAGCTCTGCAACATTTTACATACCGATTCTCTGGCAGAAGTTCTACAGTGGCTGCTTCATGCAAGTTCAAAAG AAAAAGAGTGGATCTCAGCTTTGATTCACGCTGAGCTGACTGAGATAAACTTATTGGCTCACCAGCGAAGAAACACCTCAGCAGAACCAGCAGCAGAAACTGGGAAGCCACCCAAAGTTAAATCGCCCCTAAATTCAACCGCAAAATCAAAAGTGCTGACCGGATCTAGGGAAGGACCTCACCTGGCCAG AGTATCAAGTCAAGGatctgaaggaaataaggaagtgCCGAAAG aggcTGAGCACAAGTCCCCATTGTTTATAAGaagaaatgagatgaaaataCCTATTACAGAATATTTCAGCAAACCAAAGTCTCCTCCTAGGCCTAAAACTCAGGAGAGCGTAGCAACAAAAGCAGGTTCAGCAAGAGCATACAACAAGGAGACGTTCTCTCTCCCCAGAGAGCGTTTTATCCTGTGA
- the C3H4orf17 gene encoding uncharacterized protein C4orf17 homolog isoform X2, producing the protein MSAPQFESKGSHIMARNGSYFLVRHTPHPRRVCHIKGLNNIPICTVNDDEKLLWGVGQFGHLEKDEMPFAKCSYPPSTAALESPVREVSPAPNSVKVPPRPRSEPCKKIKECFKTSSENPLAIKKEEIKEKDPPSPPQAWSTSGSCSSEAIHTKTDVKENTIRIPSYLDQEIKILAKLCNILHTDSLAEVLQWLLHASSKEKEWISALIHAELTEINLLAHQRRNTSAEPAAETGKPPKVKSPLNSTAKSKVLTGSREGPHLARVSSQGSEGNKEVPKG; encoded by the exons ATGTCTGCTCCCCAGTTTGAGAGCAAAGGCAGCCATATTATGGCTAGAAATGGAAGTTATTTTCTAGTCAGGCACACCCCTCATCCGAGAAGGGTCTGCCACATCAAAG GTTTGAATAACATTCCAATCTGTACTGTGAATGATGATGAGAAGTTATTGTGGGGTGTTGGCCAGTTCGGCCACTTAGAGAAGGACGAGATGCCATTTGCCAAATGCAGTTACCCACCTAGCACTGCAGCCCTGGAGAGCCCCGTCAGAGAagtctccccagcccccaacagTGTCAAAGTGCCCCCACGGCCTCGTTCTG AGCCCTGTAAAAAAATCAAGGAGTGCTTCAAAACTTCCAGCGAGAATCCCTTAGCGATTAAAAAG gaagaaattaaggaaaaggaTCCACCATCACCTCCACAGGCATGGTCCACTTCCGGCTCCTGTTCTTCGGAGGCGATACATACcaagactgacgtcaaagagaACACTATTCGCATACCAAGCTATCTGGATCAGGAAATCAAA ATTCTGGCAAAGCTCTGCAACATTTTACATACCGATTCTCTGGCAGAAGTTCTACAGTGGCTGCTTCATGCAAGTTCAAAAG AAAAAGAGTGGATCTCAGCTTTGATTCACGCTGAGCTGACTGAGATAAACTTATTGGCTCACCAGCGAAGAAACACCTCAGCAGAACCAGCAGCAGAAACTGGGAAGCCACCCAAAGTTAAATCGCCCCTAAATTCAACCGCAAAATCAAAAGTGCTGACCGGATCTAGGGAAGGACCTCACCTGGCCAG AGTATCAAGTCAAGGatctgaaggaaataaggaagtgCCGAAAGGTTAA